The Catenuloplanes niger genome includes a window with the following:
- a CDS encoding aldehyde dehydrogenase family protein produces MEDIHATIAALGHLVDGRIVRNDATFPVENPATRAPVGDCPDATGDLVDAAVAAARRAQPGWHAAGEQERRRVIGAMAAALTARLDDVVAVSALEKGATGGAIEAYGGPAFLGHHATAPLPVDIIEDNDERLVRVVRKPVGVVAAITPWNSPILIACVKVAGALLAGNTVVLKPSPFTPFATLLLGEIWKDVVPPGVVNIVAGGDDTGKALVAHPDTGLISFTGSVEAGRQIAAAAAPALKRVLLELGGNDAAIVLPDVDVDLVAAQLFTSSMIMSGQVCAAVKRLYVHESIYPRMVEALARLADAATPVPESAGGSFGPISTRPQFERVRLLLDDALTHGAKPANAGARADEGGYFQAPMILTGVRPGMRVVDEEQFGPLLPVLSFRDVDEAIAAANDTPYGLCGSVWTSDIAAGERLAARLECGTAYVNTHAEVAPHIPFGGVKDSGIGRECGTTGVDGYAELQTQYVYKKPSRVLESGDRVG; encoded by the coding sequence ATGGAGGACATCCACGCCACGATCGCCGCCCTGGGTCACCTCGTCGACGGCCGGATCGTGCGGAACGACGCGACGTTCCCGGTGGAGAACCCGGCCACCCGCGCGCCGGTCGGCGACTGCCCGGACGCGACCGGCGACCTGGTCGACGCCGCGGTCGCGGCGGCGCGGCGGGCGCAACCGGGCTGGCACGCGGCCGGCGAGCAGGAACGGCGCCGGGTGATCGGCGCGATGGCCGCGGCGCTGACCGCGCGCCTGGACGACGTGGTCGCGGTGTCCGCGCTGGAGAAGGGCGCGACGGGCGGCGCGATCGAGGCGTACGGCGGGCCGGCGTTCCTCGGGCATCACGCGACCGCGCCGCTGCCGGTCGACATCATCGAGGACAACGACGAGCGGCTGGTACGGGTGGTCCGCAAGCCGGTCGGCGTGGTCGCGGCGATCACCCCGTGGAACTCGCCGATCCTGATCGCGTGCGTGAAGGTGGCCGGTGCGCTGCTGGCCGGGAACACGGTGGTGCTGAAGCCGTCGCCGTTCACGCCGTTCGCCACGCTGCTGCTCGGCGAGATCTGGAAGGACGTGGTGCCGCCCGGCGTGGTCAACATCGTGGCCGGCGGCGACGACACCGGGAAGGCGCTGGTCGCCCACCCGGACACCGGGCTGATCTCGTTCACCGGCTCGGTGGAGGCCGGGCGGCAGATCGCGGCGGCCGCGGCGCCCGCGCTGAAACGGGTGCTGCTGGAACTCGGTGGCAACGACGCCGCGATCGTGCTGCCGGACGTGGACGTCGACCTGGTCGCCGCGCAGCTGTTCACCTCCTCCATGATCATGAGTGGTCAGGTGTGCGCCGCGGTCAAACGGCTGTACGTGCACGAGTCGATCTATCCGCGGATGGTGGAGGCGCTCGCCCGGCTGGCCGACGCGGCCACGCCGGTGCCGGAGTCCGCGGGCGGCTCGTTCGGCCCGATCTCCACCCGCCCGCAGTTCGAGCGGGTGCGCCTGCTGCTCGACGACGCGCTCACGCACGGCGCGAAACCGGCCAACGCCGGGGCACGGGCGGACGAGGGCGGCTACTTCCAGGCGCCGATGATCCTGACCGGGGTACGGCCCGGCATGCGGGTGGTGGACGAGGAGCAGTTCGGGCCGCTGCTGCCGGTGCTCAGCTTCCGCGACGTGGACGAGGCGATCGCGGCCGCGAACGACACGCCGTACGGGTTGTGCGGCTCGGTCTGGACGTCCGACATCGCGGCCGGTGAGCGGCTCGCGGCGCGGCTGGAGTGCGGGACCGCGTACGTCAACACGCACGCGGAGGTCGCGCCGCACATCCCGTTCGGCGGCGTGAAGGACTCCGGGATCGGGCGCGAGTGCGGGACGACCGGCGTCGACGGGTACGCGGAACTGCAGACCCAGTACGTCTACAAGAAGCCGTCGCGGGTCCTGGAAAGCGGCGATCGGGTCGGCTAG
- a CDS encoding sugar phosphate isomerase/epimerase family protein, producing MARPITLFTGQWADLPFEEVCRLASEWGYDGLEIACWGDHFEVDKALSDESYVDRKREQLAKHNLQVFAISNHLVGQAVCDHPIDERHQDILPARIWGDGEPEGVRQRAAAEIADTARAAAKLGVKTVVGFTGSSIWHTLAMFPPVPPAMIERGYQDFADRWNPILDVFDEVGVRFAHEVHPSEIAYDYWTTKRALEAVGNRPAFGLNWDPSHFVWQELDPVNFILDFADRIYHVDCKDAKVRTGDGRRGRLSSHLPWADLRRGWDFVSTGHGDVPWEDCFRALNAIGYNGPLSIEWEDAGMDRLVGAPEALKFVRNLAFDAPDAAFDAAFSSR from the coding sequence ATGGCGCGACCGATCACGCTGTTCACCGGCCAGTGGGCGGACCTGCCGTTCGAGGAGGTGTGCCGGCTCGCCTCGGAGTGGGGCTACGACGGGCTGGAGATCGCCTGTTGGGGTGACCACTTCGAGGTGGACAAGGCGCTGTCCGACGAGTCGTACGTGGACCGCAAGCGCGAGCAGCTGGCCAAGCACAACCTGCAGGTCTTCGCGATCTCCAACCACCTGGTCGGGCAGGCCGTCTGCGACCACCCGATCGACGAGCGGCACCAGGACATCCTGCCGGCCCGGATCTGGGGCGACGGGGAGCCGGAGGGCGTGCGACAGCGCGCGGCCGCGGAGATCGCCGACACCGCGCGGGCCGCGGCGAAGCTGGGCGTGAAGACCGTGGTCGGGTTCACCGGCTCGTCCATCTGGCACACGCTGGCCATGTTCCCGCCGGTGCCGCCCGCGATGATCGAACGCGGCTACCAGGACTTCGCCGACCGGTGGAACCCGATCCTGGACGTGTTCGACGAGGTCGGCGTGCGGTTCGCGCACGAGGTGCACCCGTCCGAGATCGCCTACGACTACTGGACGACCAAGCGCGCCCTCGAGGCGGTGGGCAACCGGCCAGCGTTCGGCCTGAACTGGGACCCGTCGCACTTCGTGTGGCAGGAGCTGGACCCGGTGAACTTCATCCTGGACTTCGCCGACCGGATCTACCACGTGGACTGCAAGGACGCCAAGGTCCGCACCGGCGACGGGCGGCGCGGCCGGCTCTCCTCGCACCTGCCGTGGGCGGACCTGCGGCGCGGCTGGGACTTCGTCTCCACCGGCCACGGCGACGTGCCGTGGGAGGACTGCTTCCGCGCGCTGAACGCGATCGGCTACAACGGCCCGCTGTCGATCGAGTGGGAGGACGCCGGCATGGACCGCCTGGTCGGCGCGCCCGAGGCCCTGAAGTTCGTCCGGAACCTCGCCTTCGACGCCCCCGACGCGGCCTTCGACGCCGCGTTCTCCTCCCGCTGA
- a CDS encoding M1 family metallopeptidase has protein sequence MLRRTTLIGTVILAMLLTGAQGAAAHGGGFRPGAPGAGDPYFPLDGNGGYDVRHYDLDVRYTPATDVLAGTATISARATQHLSAFNLDLDGLTIRSLTVDGAPARWSRDGAELTVTPRRGLPKNRPFTVVVRYDGVPRTIDDPLLGRTGVFHTDDGVLIAGQPDVAATWFPVNDHPIDKAAYTIRLTVPQGLEAVANGALTGTRTRGGWTTWTWDAPEPMASYLVTANVGEFRLNAYRSGGIRYWDAVDPDLYAPPATPSTGERFALSGTGEPGYRRLTRVVDVPAGGATIGFDATLALENEWDFFLVEARTPGQDDWTTLPDANGHTSTATGAVCAYAEALHPFLLHYLTPAADGSCASATGTTGAWNAATGAGDGVQEWSVDLGDWSGGPVEVSLTYVNDDLITPAGAFVDDVVVSTGEGSTSFEEDGDPFDGWTPGGPPAGSPPNPAQWSTGTTGDATTTGDVIDAAFARQPEIIAFLADTFGPYPFRTSGGIVDDMDGLGFALETQTRPIYSNGFFSGPESAAAVIVHELAHQWYGDSVALARWQDIWLNEGFASYAEWLWSEREGGSTPQEIFDSTYADIPAESEFWNLAIGDPGPGRLFDGAVYTRGAMTLHVLRNRVGDAAFFRILKGWASSRAGGNATTPQFIAFAERVSGQQLDDLFQQWLFTAAKPTVTTAAPAAKAAPVLPGPLQPKLRR, from the coding sequence ATGCTGCGACGAACGACCCTGATCGGCACCGTCATCCTGGCGATGCTGCTGACCGGCGCGCAGGGCGCGGCGGCACACGGCGGCGGGTTCCGGCCCGGCGCACCCGGAGCGGGCGATCCGTATTTCCCGCTCGACGGCAACGGCGGCTACGACGTCCGCCACTACGACCTCGACGTGCGCTACACACCGGCCACCGACGTGCTGGCCGGCACCGCGACGATCAGCGCGCGGGCCACGCAGCACCTCTCCGCGTTCAACCTCGACCTCGACGGGCTGACCATCCGGTCGCTGACCGTCGACGGCGCGCCCGCCCGGTGGTCCCGCGACGGCGCCGAGCTGACCGTCACGCCCCGCCGCGGCCTGCCGAAGAACCGGCCGTTCACCGTGGTGGTCCGGTACGACGGCGTGCCGCGGACCATCGACGACCCGCTCCTCGGGCGGACCGGTGTCTTCCACACCGACGACGGCGTGCTCATCGCCGGCCAGCCGGACGTGGCCGCCACCTGGTTCCCGGTCAACGACCACCCGATCGACAAGGCCGCCTACACGATCAGGCTCACCGTGCCGCAGGGCCTGGAGGCGGTCGCGAACGGCGCGCTCACCGGCACCCGCACCCGCGGCGGCTGGACCACCTGGACCTGGGACGCGCCCGAGCCGATGGCGTCCTACCTGGTCACGGCCAATGTCGGTGAGTTCCGGCTGAACGCGTACCGGTCCGGTGGCATCCGCTACTGGGACGCGGTCGACCCCGATCTGTACGCTCCGCCCGCCACGCCGAGCACGGGTGAGCGGTTCGCGCTCAGTGGCACCGGCGAGCCCGGCTACCGGCGGCTGACCCGCGTCGTCGACGTGCCGGCCGGCGGCGCCACGATCGGCTTCGACGCCACCCTCGCGCTCGAGAACGAGTGGGACTTCTTCCTGGTCGAGGCGCGTACGCCGGGCCAGGACGACTGGACCACGCTGCCGGACGCGAACGGGCACACGTCCACCGCGACCGGCGCGGTCTGTGCGTACGCGGAGGCGCTGCACCCGTTCCTGCTGCACTACCTGACGCCCGCGGCCGACGGCAGCTGCGCGTCCGCGACCGGCACCACCGGCGCGTGGAACGCGGCCACCGGTGCCGGCGACGGCGTGCAGGAGTGGTCCGTCGACCTCGGTGACTGGTCGGGCGGCCCGGTCGAGGTCTCGCTCACCTACGTCAACGACGACCTGATCACCCCGGCCGGCGCGTTCGTCGACGACGTGGTCGTCTCCACCGGGGAGGGAAGCACCAGCTTCGAGGAGGACGGCGACCCGTTCGACGGCTGGACACCGGGCGGCCCGCCGGCGGGCTCCCCGCCGAACCCGGCGCAGTGGAGCACCGGCACCACCGGTGACGCCACCACGACCGGCGACGTGATCGACGCGGCGTTCGCCCGGCAGCCCGAGATCATCGCGTTCCTGGCGGACACGTTCGGGCCGTACCCGTTCCGGACGTCCGGCGGCATCGTCGACGACATGGACGGGCTCGGCTTCGCGCTGGAGACGCAGACCCGGCCGATCTACTCGAATGGCTTCTTCAGCGGCCCGGAGAGCGCGGCCGCCGTGATCGTGCACGAGCTGGCCCACCAGTGGTACGGCGACAGCGTCGCGCTCGCCCGCTGGCAGGACATCTGGCTCAACGAGGGCTTCGCGTCGTACGCGGAGTGGCTGTGGTCGGAGCGCGAGGGCGGCAGCACGCCGCAGGAGATCTTCGACTCCACCTACGCGGACATCCCGGCGGAGTCGGAGTTCTGGAACCTGGCGATCGGTGACCCGGGGCCGGGACGGCTGTTCGACGGCGCGGTCTACACGCGCGGCGCGATGACGCTGCACGTGCTGCGCAACCGGGTCGGCGACGCCGCGTTCTTCCGGATCCTGAAGGGCTGGGCGTCGTCGCGGGCCGGCGGCAACGCCACCACGCCGCAGTTCATCGCGTTCGCGGAGCGGGTCTCCGGCCAGCAGCTGGACGACCTGTTCCAGCAGTGGCTGTTCACGGCCGCGAAGCCGACCGTCACCACGGCGGCCCCGGCCGCGAAGGCGGCGCCGGTGCTGCCCGGACCGCTGCAGCCGAAACTGCGCCGTTGA
- a CDS encoding DoxX family protein produces the protein MNIVLWVIAALLAAAFLMAGAMKLIQPREKLIASGMGWAGDFPPAAVKAIGAVEVLGAIGLILPAVTGIAPVLVPLAATGLALTMAGAMVVHVRRGEFPALAPNVVLLVLAAVVAWGRFGPYAF, from the coding sequence ATGAACATCGTTCTGTGGGTCATCGCCGCGCTGCTCGCGGCCGCATTTCTGATGGCGGGCGCGATGAAGCTGATCCAGCCGCGCGAGAAGCTGATCGCGTCCGGCATGGGCTGGGCCGGGGACTTCCCGCCCGCGGCGGTCAAGGCGATCGGCGCCGTGGAGGTGCTGGGCGCGATCGGGCTGATCCTGCCCGCGGTGACCGGCATCGCGCCGGTCCTGGTGCCGCTGGCCGCGACCGGGCTGGCGCTGACCATGGCCGGCGCGATGGTGGTGCACGTGCGGCGCGGCGAGTTCCCGGCGCTGGCTCCGAACGTGGTGCTGCTGGTCCTGGCCGCGGTGGTCGCCTGGGGCCGGTTCGGGCCGTACGCGTTCTGA
- a CDS encoding MarR family winged helix-turn-helix transcriptional regulator has product MSDEPRWLAADELAAWKTTAGLLFALPAALDAQLQRDAGISHFEYLILAGLSEAPERTMRMSTLAVLCAGSLPRLSQAVSRLEKRAWVRRTPDPADGRYTLAVLTEDGWDKVVATAPGHVAEVRRLVFDPTTKAQTRQLGDIASRIMRTINPGGDC; this is encoded by the coding sequence GTGAGCGACGAACCACGCTGGCTGGCAGCCGACGAGCTGGCGGCCTGGAAGACCACCGCCGGCCTACTGTTCGCGCTGCCCGCCGCGCTCGACGCCCAGCTGCAGCGCGACGCCGGGATCAGCCACTTCGAATACCTGATCCTCGCCGGCCTGTCCGAGGCGCCCGAGCGCACCATGCGGATGAGCACGCTCGCCGTGCTGTGCGCGGGTTCCCTGCCGCGCCTCTCGCAGGCGGTCTCCCGCCTGGAGAAACGCGCGTGGGTACGGCGGACGCCCGACCCGGCCGACGGACGCTACACGCTGGCGGTCCTCACGGAGGACGGCTGGGACAAGGTCGTCGCGACCGCGCCCGGCCACGTCGCGGAGGTCCGCCGGCTCGTCTTCGACCCGACCACCAAGGCGCAGACCCGCCAGCTCGGCGACATCGCCAGCCGGATCATGCGCACGATCAACCCGGGTGGCGACTGCTGA